Proteins encoded together in one Prunus dulcis chromosome 3, ALMONDv2, whole genome shotgun sequence window:
- the LOC117620679 gene encoding uncharacterized protein LOC117620679 isoform X1 yields MAATCCFSPCIPTQKSGPAIRPFSRVLRLKHCQVSVKIKSSTLKIRCSLREEVFEDRSNGIICYKDDRGEIICEGFDEGPRYYHQQNPRTGCQPSRDAEIFDLLQQQRWLNFITDTELNRADKGSVLQEDIKNCNGFNTHR; encoded by the exons ATGGCTGCAACATGTTGCTTCTCCCCTTGTAtcccaacccaaaaatctGGTCCAGCAATAAGGCCTTTCAGCAGAGTTTTGAGGCTCAAACACTGTCAAGTTTCTGTCAAGATCAAAAGCTCTACACTCAAGATCAGATGCTCCTTGAGAGAAGAg GTTTTTGAGGATCGGTCCAATGGAATTATTTGCTACAAAGATGACAGAGGTGAAATAATTTGTGAAGGATTTGATGAGGGTCCTAGATATTATCACCAACAGAATCCAAGAACAGGTTGTCAACCCAG CAGAGACGCTGAGATCTTTGATCTACTTCAACAACAAAGGTGGCTTAATTTTATCACAGACACAGAATTGAACCGTGCTGATAAAGGCAGTGTTCTGCAAGAGGACATCAAAAACTGCAATGGCTTCAACACTCACCGCTAA
- the LOC117620679 gene encoding uncharacterized protein LOC117620679 isoform X2, which produces MAATCCFSPCIPTQKSGPAIRPFSRVLRLKHCQVSVKIKSSTLKIRCSLREEVFEDRSNGIICYKDDRGEIICEGFDEGPRYYHQQNPRTGCQPSSAETLRSLIYFNNKGGLILSQTQN; this is translated from the exons ATGGCTGCAACATGTTGCTTCTCCCCTTGTAtcccaacccaaaaatctGGTCCAGCAATAAGGCCTTTCAGCAGAGTTTTGAGGCTCAAACACTGTCAAGTTTCTGTCAAGATCAAAAGCTCTACACTCAAGATCAGATGCTCCTTGAGAGAAGAg GTTTTTGAGGATCGGTCCAATGGAATTATTTGCTACAAAGATGACAGAGGTGAAATAATTTGTGAAGGATTTGATGAGGGTCCTAGATATTATCACCAACAGAATCCAAGAACAGGTTGTCAACCCAG TTCAGCAGAGACGCTGAGATCTTTGATCTACTTCAACAACAAAGGTGGCTTAATTTTATCACAGACACAGAATTGA